The following coding sequences lie in one Planctomycetia bacterium genomic window:
- a CDS encoding site-specific integrase: MPKLVNRTPKYSRHRRSGQAFVRLEGKQVQLGPWSNDPNAPSRHAYNKIVGEWIVNGRMVPRTATGSQPLTINECILRYSTWAEAYYEGRTDSIKVACRFLRKTYGTTSAQEFGPLALQVVIAKMVEQDLSRGYVCDLIGRMKRFFRWCTAQQLITASVIASLECVSSPRKGKGEARETLPVVPVDDAIVDATLPHVPPTIGDMIRLQRLCGMRPGELCQLRPCDVNRVGDVWSYRPEHHKTEHRGRDRRIAIGPLGQAILAPYLDRDPDAYCFVPCEVVAAINAEKRKNPDLAKRRRVRKPRRLPGQAYTEDSFRRAVARGCEEAFGMPDELRLASSAYSRAVKLRKENGTAIPAALQSIEDARREAARDWRERFVWSPNQLRHSAATSIRAKFGLEAAANVLGHARADVTQVYAERDWKTAERVAREVG, from the coding sequence GTGCCGAAACTCGTCAATCGCACCCCGAAGTATTCTCGTCATCGCCGCTCGGGGCAGGCGTTCGTCCGCTTGGAAGGCAAGCAGGTCCAGCTAGGGCCGTGGAGCAACGACCCCAACGCACCTAGCCGGCACGCCTACAATAAAATCGTGGGCGAATGGATCGTGAATGGTCGCATGGTCCCGAGGACCGCCACGGGTTCGCAGCCGCTCACCATCAACGAGTGCATCCTTCGGTACTCGACCTGGGCGGAAGCCTACTACGAAGGCCGTACCGATTCGATCAAGGTGGCATGCCGGTTCCTTCGCAAGACATACGGCACGACGTCCGCTCAAGAGTTCGGGCCGCTGGCCCTGCAAGTCGTCATCGCCAAGATGGTCGAGCAGGATCTATCCCGCGGCTACGTCTGCGACCTCATCGGCAGGATGAAGCGTTTCTTTCGGTGGTGTACCGCACAGCAGTTGATCACGGCCTCGGTCATCGCCTCGCTGGAATGCGTCAGTTCGCCTAGGAAGGGCAAGGGCGAAGCTAGGGAGACTTTACCCGTCGTGCCCGTAGACGATGCCATAGTCGACGCTACGCTGCCTCACGTGCCCCCGACGATCGGCGACATGATTCGGCTACAGCGGCTCTGTGGGATGCGGCCGGGTGAGCTATGCCAGCTTCGCCCGTGCGACGTCAACCGCGTCGGCGATGTGTGGAGTTATCGACCCGAACACCACAAGACCGAGCATCGCGGCCGTGATCGTCGCATCGCCATCGGGCCGCTGGGCCAAGCGATCCTCGCCCCGTATCTGGATCGAGATCCTGACGCCTACTGCTTCGTGCCGTGCGAAGTCGTCGCTGCGATCAATGCCGAGAAGCGAAAGAATCCCGATCTCGCTAAGCGTCGTCGCGTACGCAAGCCACGACGGCTTCCCGGCCAAGCCTACACGGAAGACAGTTTCCGCAGGGCGGTGGCAAGGGGTTGCGAAGAAGCCTTCGGGATGCCCGACGAACTTCGCTTGGCTTCGTCGGCATACTCGCGAGCGGTCAAGCTCCGAAAGGAAAACGGCACGGCCATTCCCGCGGCGCTCCAATCGATCGAGGACGCACGCCGGGAAGCTGCCCGTGATTGGCGTGAGCGGTTCGTGTGGTCGCCGAATCAACTTCGCCACAGTGCCGCTACGTCGATCCGAGCGAAGTTCGGGCTAGAGGCCGCGGCCAACGTGCTCGGTCATGCACGGGCTGACGTTACGCAGGTCTACGCCGAACGCGATTGGAAAACCGCCGAGCGTGTTGCTCGTGAAGTCGGGTAA